One Thalassoglobus sp. JC818 genomic region harbors:
- a CDS encoding DUF4303 domain-containing protein encodes MRSNFARLANASQAIVSTALKQLQQDLPGERFYGFALCVDADATSCYWSANSEESLIRYAEAWKAKTVERFPDSSVTLDQAIGLHRDDPSAWTYDIEYLSDAEATTQSQRQLNGIFGEIWTAAENSWLPNIWRTTSTRKKCLRALSSGINQYRAISKQDSTDQSIVLLVWINDPDDPAENQMLARLTNSESQLAGFFYEPEAE; translated from the coding sequence ATGCGATCCAACTTCGCACGCTTGGCAAACGCTAGCCAGGCTATCGTCTCCACCGCTTTAAAGCAGTTGCAGCAAGATCTTCCAGGTGAACGGTTTTACGGTTTCGCTCTCTGTGTTGATGCCGACGCCACGAGCTGTTACTGGTCGGCAAACTCCGAGGAATCGCTGATCCGATACGCAGAGGCGTGGAAAGCTAAGACCGTAGAGCGATTTCCTGACTCGTCGGTTACCCTCGATCAAGCGATCGGGCTTCACCGGGATGATCCATCTGCTTGGACTTACGACATCGAATATTTGAGTGACGCCGAAGCAACAACTCAATCACAACGGCAACTCAACGGTATTTTTGGAGAAATCTGGACGGCAGCGGAAAACTCGTGGCTGCCAAACATCTGGCGAACTACATCAACCAGGAAGAAATGCCTGAGAGCTCTAAGCAGCGGAATCAACCAGTACCGAGCTATCTCCAAGCAAGATTCAACGGATCAATCCATAGTCTTGTTAGTGTGGATCAATGATCCAGACGACCCCGCTGAAAATCAAATGCTCGCTCGTCTGACAAATTCGGAGAGCCAACTCGCTGGATTCTTCTACGAACCGGAAGCAGAATAG